Genomic window (Acidobacteriota bacterium):
CGCAAGAAATAGGCCATCTCGACGTGCCCGGCGGCCGCGAACCAGCGCGCGGGATGCTCGCCCACCGCCTGGCACAGGCGCATCAAGTTTTCGAAGCTGGGAGGCCCTCCCGGACCGCCGTTGACGATGCGGTGCAGCGAACTGA
Coding sequences:
- a CDS encoding helix-turn-helix transcriptional regulator translates to MNWRDEIPALISRRFPGAGLTELSRRTGIPISSLHRIVNGGPGGPPSFENLMRLCQAVGEHPARWFAAAGHVEMAYFLR